In the genome of Tautonia marina, one region contains:
- a CDS encoding D-TA family PLP-dependent enzyme encodes MPMLAPEQAAERYHIDDLSQIPSPSLVIFVDIVRENLRKMLELVGDPARLRPHVKTHKMPAIVRMALEEGITKHKCATIAEAEMLGQAGAPDVLLAYQPVGPNVERMIRLLTTYPNTTFRTVVDEPGPAQALSDAVSRVGRSLPTLIDLNVGMNRTGIIPGPEADALYAEIARLPGLEPDGLHAYDGHSSDPDLDQRRSLVMSIVKEVTAMRDRLESQGLPVPRIVMGGTPPFPIYAGLDLPNLECSPGTIVLHDVGYGAKFPDLPFTPAALLLGRVASRPKPGLLCLDIGTKAVASDPIGDRVAVLGIPDAKLGRQNEEHLMVETPAAADFPPGTPVLAIPVHICPTCALHREAFAIQDGKVIDRWPVIARDRTLTI; translated from the coding sequence ATGCCCATGCTTGCTCCCGAACAGGCCGCCGAGCGTTATCACATCGACGACCTCTCTCAGATTCCCAGTCCTTCGCTCGTCATCTTTGTGGACATCGTGCGCGAAAACCTCCGGAAGATGCTCGAATTGGTCGGCGACCCGGCCCGGCTTCGTCCGCACGTCAAGACACACAAGATGCCGGCGATTGTTCGCATGGCCCTTGAGGAAGGGATCACCAAGCACAAGTGCGCGACGATCGCCGAAGCCGAGATGCTCGGCCAGGCCGGAGCGCCCGACGTTCTGCTGGCTTATCAGCCGGTCGGCCCGAACGTCGAGCGCATGATTCGGCTCCTGACGACCTATCCCAACACCACCTTCCGCACCGTCGTTGACGAACCCGGGCCTGCTCAGGCGCTGTCCGATGCCGTTTCCCGAGTCGGACGATCGCTTCCGACATTGATCGATCTGAACGTCGGCATGAACCGGACAGGGATCATCCCCGGCCCCGAGGCCGATGCTCTTTACGCCGAGATTGCCCGGCTGCCAGGGCTCGAACCCGACGGCCTGCATGCGTACGACGGCCATTCCTCCGATCCCGACCTCGACCAGCGCCGATCGCTCGTCATGAGCATCGTCAAGGAGGTCACCGCCATGCGCGATCGACTCGAAAGCCAGGGGCTCCCTGTCCCCCGGATCGTCATGGGCGGGACGCCACCGTTTCCGATCTACGCTGGCCTGGATCTGCCGAACCTGGAATGCTCTCCCGGCACCATCGTCCTGCACGATGTCGGCTACGGAGCTAAGTTTCCCGACCTTCCCTTTACCCCGGCCGCCTTGCTCCTCGGCCGCGTGGCAAGCCGACCGAAACCGGGGCTCCTCTGCCTCGACATCGGCACGAAGGCCGTTGCCTCTGATCCGATCGGCGATCGCGTCGCTGTGCTCGGAATTCCCGACGCCAAGCTCGGCCGCCAGAACGAGGAGCACCTCATGGTCGAGACGCCGGCCGCCGCCGACTTCCCGCCTGGAACCCCTGTGCTCGCAATTCCCGTCCACATCTGCCCGACCTGCGCGCTCCATCGGGAAGCGTTTGCCATCCAGGACGGCAAGGTGATTGATCGTTGGCCGGTGATCGCAAGGGACCGGACCCTGACGATCTAA
- the ilvD gene encoding dihydroxy-acid dehydratase, whose amino-acid sequence MAFDTRHRSRILLDGPSRAAARSYLKAIGFTDDDLHKPIIGIANTWTETMNCNYHLRTLAEDVKRGIREAGATPMEFNTVAISDGITMGTEGMKTSLVSREVIADSIELMGRGHYFDAVICLAACDKTMPGSAMGLLRLDVPGLVLYGGSIAPGHYHGKDVTVQDVFEAIGAHSRGRITDEDLHELEGVACPGAGACGGQFTANTMALAFEFLGISPIGTASPPATDPRKKEVAYKAGKLVVEQLTKGLKPKDLLTRLAFENAIAGVAATGGSTNAVLHLLAIAREVGVPLTIDDFDTVSTRTPTLADLKPGGRFVAADLDRAGGVPLVAKRLIEAGKLDGSQLTPSGRTIAEESAVAVEEPGQEVVRSLDHPLKPTGGLVILKGNLAPEGCVIKVAGSERNFHQGPARVFDSEEQAMAAVLADQIQPNDVVVIRYEGPAGGPGMREMLGVTAAIVGAGLGETVALMTDGRFSGATRGLMAGHVAPEAARGGPIAAVRDGDVITLDIANRRLDVALSDDELKSRLSQWTAPKPKYDTGVMAKYAALVSSASEGAVTRVPGPNPAQKI is encoded by the coding sequence ATGGCATTCGACACCCGCCACCGCAGCCGAATTCTTCTCGATGGTCCGAGCCGAGCCGCTGCTCGGTCGTATCTGAAGGCGATTGGCTTTACCGATGACGATCTGCACAAGCCGATCATCGGCATCGCCAACACCTGGACCGAGACGATGAACTGCAACTACCACCTCCGCACCCTGGCGGAGGACGTAAAGCGAGGCATCCGCGAAGCTGGAGCCACGCCGATGGAGTTCAACACCGTTGCCATCAGCGACGGGATCACCATGGGCACCGAGGGGATGAAAACCAGCCTCGTCAGCCGCGAGGTGATTGCCGACTCGATCGAACTGATGGGCCGCGGCCACTACTTCGATGCCGTGATCTGCCTGGCCGCCTGCGACAAGACGATGCCGGGCAGCGCGATGGGATTGCTCCGGCTCGACGTGCCGGGCCTGGTGCTTTATGGGGGCTCAATCGCCCCTGGGCACTACCACGGCAAGGACGTGACGGTGCAGGACGTCTTCGAGGCAATCGGAGCCCACTCCCGGGGACGCATCACCGACGAGGACTTGCACGAACTGGAAGGCGTGGCCTGCCCCGGAGCCGGCGCCTGCGGTGGTCAGTTCACGGCCAACACGATGGCCCTGGCCTTTGAATTCCTTGGGATTTCTCCGATCGGCACCGCCAGCCCTCCGGCGACCGACCCGAGGAAAAAAGAAGTCGCGTACAAGGCCGGGAAGCTGGTTGTTGAGCAGCTGACGAAAGGCCTGAAGCCCAAAGACCTGTTGACCCGCCTGGCCTTCGAGAACGCCATCGCCGGCGTGGCCGCAACGGGAGGATCCACCAACGCCGTGTTGCACCTGTTGGCGATCGCCCGGGAAGTCGGGGTGCCGTTGACCATCGACGACTTCGATACCGTGAGCACTCGGACGCCGACCCTGGCCGACCTGAAGCCCGGCGGCCGGTTCGTCGCCGCTGATCTCGACCGCGCCGGTGGTGTTCCCTTGGTGGCCAAGCGATTGATTGAGGCCGGGAAGCTCGATGGGTCGCAACTGACACCAAGCGGCCGAACGATCGCGGAGGAATCGGCGGTGGCGGTCGAGGAACCGGGGCAAGAGGTGGTCCGATCGCTCGATCACCCCTTGAAGCCGACCGGCGGACTGGTGATCTTGAAGGGAAACCTCGCGCCGGAGGGTTGCGTTATCAAGGTGGCCGGCTCGGAGCGGAATTTTCATCAAGGACCGGCCCGCGTGTTCGACTCGGAAGAGCAGGCGATGGCCGCGGTCCTCGCCGATCAGATCCAGCCGAACGACGTGGTGGTGATCCGCTACGAAGGTCCGGCGGGTGGTCCCGGCATGCGGGAGATGCTCGGCGTGACGGCGGCGATTGTGGGAGCCGGCCTCGGTGAAACCGTTGCCTTGATGACCGACGGCCGCTTCAGTGGCGCGACCCGAGGCCTGATGGCCGGACACGTGGCCCCGGAAGCGGCCCGAGGCGGACCGATTGCCGCGGTTCGGGACGGCGACGTGATCACCCTGGACATCGCCAACCGACGGCTCGACGTTGCGCTCTCGGACGACGAGCTGAAGTCCAGGCTTTCGCAATGGACCGCCCCGAAACCGAAGTACGACACCGGAGTGATGGCCAAGTACGCAGCCCTCGTTTCCTCAGCCTCCGAAGGAGCCGTGACTCGAGTTCCTGGGCCGAACCCGGCCCAGAAGATCTGA
- a CDS encoding Sec-independent protein translocase subunit TatA/TatB — protein sequence MLYAFLPGVGPQEMVVIAILGVLLFGKRLPEVGKSLGKGIAEFRRGFSGVENELRSIGRQASSTSPMPSRSYSNPTSSAAPAVTNDLAPDPTVPKFEPPTAAPSPAPRGQTASAYDPQPYHD from the coding sequence ATGCTCTATGCCTTTCTGCCCGGGGTTGGCCCGCAGGAGATGGTCGTCATCGCGATCCTCGGTGTCTTGCTGTTCGGCAAGCGATTGCCGGAAGTGGGAAAGTCGCTGGGCAAAGGAATCGCCGAGTTCCGCCGAGGATTCAGCGGCGTCGAGAACGAACTTCGGTCGATCGGCCGGCAGGCAAGCTCGACCTCGCCGATGCCGTCACGATCGTACAGCAACCCAACCTCAAGCGCTGCTCCGGCCGTGACGAATGACCTGGCCCCCGATCCGACCGTCCCCAAATTTGAGCCCCCGACGGCCGCCCCCTCCCCTGCCCCTCGAGGTCAGACGGCCTCGGCCTACGATCCGCAACCTTACCACGACTGA
- a CDS encoding Sec-independent protein translocase subunit TatA/TatB, with the protein MFQDLFTVAVLHMFGPWEMAAIAMVSLLIFGNRLPGVMRSLGKSVTEFKKGMNSIEEEIEEGATADAKKPEAAAKDV; encoded by the coding sequence ATGTTTCAGGATCTGTTCACCGTCGCCGTGCTTCACATGTTTGGCCCCTGGGAAATGGCGGCGATCGCCATGGTCTCGCTCCTGATCTTCGGCAACCGTCTGCCCGGCGTGATGCGATCGCTCGGCAAGAGTGTGACCGAGTTCAAGAAGGGGATGAACAGTATCGAGGAAGAGATCGAAGAAGGCGCAACCGCTGATGCCAAAAAGCCCGAGGCCGCGGCCAAGGACGTCTGA